In Mangifera indica cultivar Alphonso chromosome 1, CATAS_Mindica_2.1, whole genome shotgun sequence, a single genomic region encodes these proteins:
- the LOC123209570 gene encoding protein IQ-DOMAIN 2-like, which produces MGRKGKWFSNVKKALSPDSKERKEKKSKKKWFGKEQDFVSESVPLETVKAPLPPPPPALQPEEVEDEQRNYAATVVVAATVSEEAVVVADAVPEVVRFIRNTRFDGKSEEEAAAIRIQTAFRGYLARRALRALRGLVRLKLLIEGPVVKRQATNTLRCMQTLSRVQSQILSRRIRMSEENQALQKQLLQKHAKEIATQMGDDWDDSLQSKEKIEASLLSKFEAAMRRERAMAYSFSHQKTWKNSSKSVNPMFMDPRNPTWGWSWLERWMAGQPWESHGMTEKEISNDSSSVKSASRNIVGEISRSYARHQLNSDKQSPTTNQKVTKTPSRQSPSTSTKPPSSTGATPTKPPSSTSATPIKPPSSGARKLKPMIPRASVSGQDDDTRSMVSVQSNRRHTIGGSSVQDDESQPGSPAAPRYMVPTESARAKSRLQSPLGADKGGTPEEVSSASAKKRLSYPPSPAKPRRLSAPPKLDSSINTEISVSNGAGN; this is translated from the exons ATGGGGAGGAAAGGAAAGTGGTTTTCAAATGTGAAGAAGGCTTTGAGTCCAGATTCGAAGGAGAGGAAAGAGAAG AAATCAAAGAAGAAATGGTTTGGAAAGGAGCAAGATTTCGTTTCGGAGTCTGTTCCTTTAGAGACCGTGAAGGCACCTCTTCCTCCGCCTCCTCCTGCTCTCCAGCCGGAAGAGGTAGAGGATGAACAGAGAAACTATGCAGCCACTGTGGTTGTTGCTGCTACGGTGTCAGAGGAGGCGGTCGTTGTTGCTGATGCTGTTCCGGAGGTTGTTCGATTTATAAGAAATACTCGGTTTGATGGCAAATCTGAGGAAGAGGCGGCGGCAATCAGGATTCAGACTGCATTTCGTGGTTACTTG GCAAGAAGGGCATTGAGGGCTTTAAGAGGTCTTGTCAGGCTAAAATTACTTATAGAAGGTCCTGTGGTGAAACGGCAAGCCACAAATACCCTTCGATGCATGCAGACTCTCTCACGTGTGCAGTCTCAGATTCTTTCAAGGAGGATCAGAATGTCAGAGGAGAATCAGGCTCTCCAAAAACAACTCCTACAAAAGCATGCCAAAGAGATTGCAACACAG ATGGGGGATGATTGGGATGACAGCCTACAGTCTAAGGAGAAAATTGAAGCAAGCCTGCTAAGCAAGTTTGAAGCAGCCATGAGAAGAGAAAGGGCAATGGCTTACTCGTTCTCTCATCAG AAAACCTGGAAGAATTCATCAAAATCTGTAAATCCAATGTTCATGGATCCAAGGAATCCCACCTGGGGTTGGAGCTGGTTGGAACGATGGATGGCAGGGCAGCCATGGGAAAGCCATGGCATGACTGAGAAAGAAATCAGCAATGACAGCTCATCTGTAAAGAGTGCAAGCCGCAATATAGTTGGAGAAATCAGCAGATCTTATGCTCGCCACCAACTCAATTCTGACAAGCAATCCCCAACAACCAATCAAAAAGTAACCAAAACTCCAAGCCGTCAATCCCCATCAACTTCTACAAAGCCACCTTCTTCAACAGGTGCAACTCCTACCAAGCCACCTTCTTCAACAAGTGCAACTCCTATCAAGCCACCTTCATCAGGTGCAAGGAAATTGAAGCCAATGATCCCAAGGGCCAGTGTTTCAGGTCAAGATGATGACACTAGAAGCATGGTCAGTGTGCAGTCAAATCGAAGGCATACTATCGGAGGCTCAAGTGTGCAAGATGACGAGAGTCAACCTGGCTCTCCGGCAGCTCCACGTTACATGGTACCCACTGAATCTGCAAGAGCAAAATCCAGGTTGCAGAGCCCATTGGGGGCTGACAAAGGTGGAACTCCTGAAGAGGTATCTTCAGCCTCTGCAAAGAAACGGCTCTCTTATCCACCATCACCAGCCAAGCCAAGGCGGCTATCTGCTCCACCAAAATTGGACAGCAGCATTAACACAGAAATTAGTGTGAGCAATGGAGCAGGCAATTAA
- the LOC123214202 gene encoding mitochondrial import inner membrane translocase subunit TIM14-1-like, which translates to MASPFIAGIAVAAAAYAGRYGIQAWQAFKARPPTARMRKFYEGGFQPVMTRREAALILGVRESTPADKVKEAHRRVMVANHPDAGGSHYLASKINEAKDVMLRRTKGSSSAF; encoded by the exons ATG GCTTCTCCATTTATTGCGGGAATTGCAGTAGCTGCTGCAGCTTATGCTGGTAGATATGGCATCCAGGCGTGGCAGGCGTTCAAGGCCAGACCACCAACTGCAAGAATGAGGAAATTTTACGAAGGTGGATTTCAACCTGTTATGACGAGAAGAGAAGCAGCTCTAATACTTGGAGTCAG AGAAAGTACTCCAGCTGACAAGGTCAAAGAAGCACATAGGAGGGTGATGGTGGCAAACCATCCAGATGCAGGTGGCAGCCATTACCTTGCATCTAAAATTAACGAAGCAAAAGATGTGATGCTCAGGCGAACGAAGGGTAGCAGTTCTGCATTTTAA